A window from Pseudomonas frederiksbergensis encodes these proteins:
- a CDS encoding amino acid aminotransferase: MSLFSAVEMAPRDPILGLNEAFNADTRTNKVNLGVGVYCNEEGRIPLLRAVVEAETIRVAQHASRGYLPIDGIAAYDQAVQKLLFGNDSPLIAAGRVITTQAVGGTGALKIGADFLKQLLPNAVVAISDPSWENHRALFETAGFPVQNYRYYDAATHDVNRAGLLEDLNALPSGSIVVLHACCHNPTGVDLSPADWNNVLEVVKAKGHVPFLDMAYQGFGDGIDEDAAAVRLFAESGLTFFVSSSFSKSFSLYGERVGALSIVSESKEESARVLSQVKRVIRTNYSNPPTHGASIVAAVLNSPELRAQWEEELAEMRLRIRGMRIQMVDLLAKNAPHRDFSFVGRQRGMFSYSGLTVEQVTRLRSEFGIYALDTGRICVAALNQSNIDVVTKAIVAVI, from the coding sequence ATGAGCCTGTTCTCCGCTGTCGAAATGGCACCACGCGATCCAATCCTGGGCCTCAACGAAGCATTCAACGCCGATACCCGTACCAACAAGGTCAACCTGGGGGTCGGTGTTTACTGCAACGAGGAGGGGCGAATTCCACTCCTGCGCGCCGTTGTCGAAGCCGAGACGATTCGCGTCGCTCAACACGCATCCCGTGGCTACCTGCCAATCGACGGTATTGCCGCCTATGACCAGGCCGTGCAAAAACTGCTGTTCGGCAATGACTCGCCGCTGATCGCCGCTGGCCGCGTCATCACCACCCAGGCCGTTGGCGGTACTGGCGCCCTGAAAATCGGTGCCGACTTCCTCAAGCAACTGCTGCCGAACGCCGTCGTGGCGATCAGCGACCCGAGCTGGGAAAACCACCGCGCGCTGTTCGAAACGGCCGGTTTCCCGGTGCAGAACTATCGCTACTACGACGCCGCGACCCATGACGTGAACCGTGCTGGCTTGCTGGAAGACTTGAACGCCCTGCCGTCCGGCTCCATCGTCGTCCTGCACGCTTGCTGCCATAACCCGACCGGTGTGGACCTGAGCCCGGCGGACTGGAACAACGTGCTGGAAGTCGTCAAAGCGAAAGGTCACGTACCGTTCCTCGACATGGCCTACCAGGGCTTTGGCGATGGCATCGACGAAGACGCCGCTGCCGTGCGCCTGTTCGCTGAATCGGGCCTGACCTTCTTCGTCTCCAGCTCGTTCTCCAAATCGTTCTCGCTGTACGGCGAGCGCGTGGGCGCCCTGTCGATCGTCAGCGAATCGAAAGAAGAAAGCGCGCGCGTGCTGTCGCAAGTCAAACGCGTGATCCGCACCAACTACTCCAACCCGCCGACCCACGGTGCAAGCATCGTCGCCGCTGTACTGAACAGCCCGGAACTGCGTGCCCAGTGGGAAGAAGAACTGGCTGAGATGCGTCTACGGATTCGCGGCATGCGCATCCAGATGGTCGACCTGCTGGCGAAAAACGCGCCACACCGCGACTTCAGCTTCGTCGGCCGTCAGCGCGGCATGTTCTCCTACTCCGGCCTGACGGTTGAGCAAGTGACCCGCCTGCGCAGCGAGTTCGGCATCTACGCCCTGGACACCGGTCGCATCTGCGTGGCTGCACTGAACCAGAGCAACATCGACGTCGTGACCAAGGCCATCGTTGCGGTGATCTGA
- the gltX gene encoding glutamate--tRNA ligase, giving the protein MTTVRTRIAPSPTGDPHVGTAYIALFNYCFAKQHGGEFILRIEDTDQLRSTRESEQQIFDALRWLGIDWSEGPDVGGPHGPYRQSERGDIYQKYCQQLVEMGHAFPCFCTAEELDQMRAEQMARGETPRYDGRALLLSKEEVARRLAAGEPHVIRMKVPSEGVCVVPDMLRGDVEIPWDRMDMQVLMKTDGLPTYFLANVVDDHLMGITHVLRGEEWLPSAPKLILLYEYFGWEQPELCYMPLLRNPDKSKLSKRKNPTSVTFYERMGFMPEAMLNYLGRMGWSMPDEREKFSLQEMVDHFDLSRVSLGGPIFDIEKLSWLNGQWLRDLPVEEFASRLQKWALNPEYMMKIAPHVQGRVETFSQVAPLAGFFFAGGVNPDAKLFESKKLSGDQVRQLMQLILWKLESLRQWEKDSITATIQAVVESLELKLRDAMPLMFASITGQASSVSVLDAMEILGPDLTRFRLRQAIDLLGGVSKKENKEWEKLLGNIA; this is encoded by the coding sequence ATGACCACCGTCCGCACTCGCATCGCGCCATCGCCTACCGGGGATCCCCACGTAGGTACCGCTTACATCGCTTTGTTCAACTACTGCTTTGCCAAGCAGCACGGCGGTGAGTTCATCCTGCGGATCGAAGACACTGACCAGTTGCGTTCGACTCGCGAGTCCGAACAACAGATTTTCGACGCCTTGCGCTGGTTGGGTATCGACTGGAGCGAAGGCCCGGATGTTGGCGGCCCGCACGGTCCTTACCGTCAGAGCGAGCGTGGCGACATCTATCAGAAGTACTGCCAGCAGTTGGTCGAAATGGGCCACGCTTTCCCGTGCTTCTGCACCGCTGAAGAACTCGACCAGATGCGCGCCGAACAAATGGCCCGCGGCGAAACCCCGCGTTACGACGGCCGTGCGTTGTTGCTGTCCAAGGAAGAAGTCGCGCGTCGCCTGGCCGCTGGCGAGCCGCACGTGATCCGCATGAAAGTGCCGAGCGAAGGCGTTTGCGTGGTGCCGGACATGCTGCGTGGCGACGTCGAGATCCCGTGGGATCGCATGGACATGCAAGTGCTGATGAAGACCGACGGTCTGCCAACGTACTTCCTGGCCAACGTCGTCGATGACCACCTGATGGGCATCACCCACGTCCTGCGCGGCGAAGAATGGCTGCCCTCGGCACCGAAACTGATTCTGTTGTACGAGTACTTCGGCTGGGAACAACCCGAGCTGTGCTACATGCCGCTGTTGCGTAACCCGGACAAGAGCAAGCTGTCCAAACGCAAGAACCCGACCTCGGTGACGTTCTACGAGCGCATGGGCTTCATGCCGGAAGCGATGCTCAACTACCTCGGTCGCATGGGCTGGTCGATGCCGGACGAGCGCGAGAAGTTCTCGCTGCAGGAAATGGTCGATCACTTCGACCTGAGCCGCGTCTCCCTCGGCGGGCCGATTTTCGACATCGAGAAACTGTCGTGGCTCAACGGTCAGTGGCTGCGCGACCTGCCGGTGGAAGAGTTCGCTTCGCGCCTGCAAAAATGGGCGCTGAACCCGGAATACATGATGAAGATCGCGCCGCACGTGCAGGGCCGCGTCGAAACCTTCAGCCAGGTTGCACCGCTGGCCGGTTTCTTCTTCGCCGGTGGCGTGAACCCGGACGCCAAGCTGTTCGAATCCAAGAAGCTGTCGGGCGATCAGGTTCGTCAGTTGATGCAGTTGATTTTGTGGAAGCTGGAAAGCCTGCGTCAGTGGGAGAAGGACAGCATCACCGCAACGATTCAGGCGGTGGTCGAATCCCTGGAACTGAAATTGCGTGACGCCATGCCGCTGATGTTTGCCTCGATCACTGGCCAGGCCAGTTCGGTGTCGGTGCTCGATGCGATGGAGATCTTGGGTCCGGACCTGACCCGTTTCCGTCTGCGCCAGGCGATCGACTTGCTGGGCGGCGTGTCGAAGAAGGAAAACAAGGAGTGGGAAAAACTCTTGGGCAACATCGCCTGA
- a CDS encoding nucleobase:cation symporter-2 family protein, with the protein MKTPHVSHQRPEDENLGIGANMAYGLQHVLTMYGGIVAVPLIIGQAAGLSPADIGLLIAASLFAGGLATLLQTLGLPFFGCQLPLVQGVSFSGVATMVAIVSSGGEGGFQSILGAVIAASLIGLLITPVFSRITKFFPPLVTGIVITTIGLTLMPVAARWAMGGNSHAPDFGSMANIGLAAVTLVLVLLLSKIGSATISRLSILLAMVIGTVIAVFLGMADFSSVTQGPMFGFPTPFHFGMPTFHFAAILSMCIVVMVTLVETSADILAVGEIIGTKVDSKRLGNGLRADMLSSMFAPIFGSFTQSAFAQNVGLVAVTGIKSRFVVATGGLFLVILGLLPFMGRVIAAVPTSVLGGAGIVLFGTVAASGIRTLSKVDYRNNVNLIIVATSIGFGMIPIAAPTFYDHFPSWFATIFHSGISSSAIMAIVLNLTFNHLTAGNSDQQSVFAAGTERVLRYQDLAALREGDYFSDGKLRDCDGNEIPVVETDHEHAEPRAMHAKSSEHV; encoded by the coding sequence ATGAAAACGCCCCATGTTTCACACCAACGGCCCGAGGACGAAAATCTCGGGATCGGCGCGAATATGGCTTACGGCCTGCAACACGTTCTGACCATGTACGGCGGCATCGTCGCGGTGCCTTTGATCATCGGCCAGGCAGCCGGGCTCTCGCCGGCGGACATCGGTTTGTTGATTGCTGCTTCACTGTTTGCGGGGGGCTTGGCGACATTACTGCAAACGCTGGGTTTACCGTTTTTCGGTTGCCAATTGCCGCTGGTACAGGGCGTGTCGTTCTCTGGTGTCGCGACGATGGTGGCAATTGTCAGCAGTGGCGGGGAGGGCGGGTTTCAATCGATTCTCGGGGCGGTGATTGCCGCGTCGTTGATCGGCTTGTTGATTACGCCGGTGTTCTCGCGAATCACCAAGTTTTTCCCACCGCTGGTCACGGGCATTGTGATCACCACCATCGGCCTGACGCTGATGCCGGTGGCTGCACGTTGGGCCATGGGTGGCAACAGCCATGCCCCGGACTTCGGCAGCATGGCGAACATCGGTCTGGCAGCGGTGACGCTGGTGCTGGTGCTGCTGTTGAGCAAGATCGGCAGCGCGACCATCTCCCGCTTGTCGATCCTGCTGGCGATGGTCATCGGTACGGTGATTGCGGTGTTCCTTGGCATGGCTGACTTCTCGTCCGTCACTCAAGGCCCGATGTTTGGCTTCCCGACGCCGTTCCACTTTGGCATGCCGACCTTCCACTTCGCCGCGATCCTGTCGATGTGCATCGTGGTGATGGTGACGCTGGTGGAAACCTCGGCCGACATTCTGGCGGTGGGTGAAATCATCGGCACCAAAGTCGACTCCAAACGCCTGGGCAACGGTCTGCGTGCCGACATGCTGTCGAGCATGTTCGCGCCGATCTTCGGTTCCTTCACTCAAAGTGCCTTCGCCCAGAACGTCGGACTAGTGGCAGTGACCGGGATCAAGAGCCGCTTCGTGGTGGCTACCGGCGGTTTGTTTCTGGTGATCCTCGGCTTGCTGCCGTTTATGGGCCGCGTCATCGCCGCTGTACCGACTTCTGTCCTTGGCGGCGCCGGTATCGTGCTGTTCGGCACCGTGGCCGCCAGCGGTATTCGTACGCTGTCCAAGGTCGACTACCGCAACAACGTCAACCTGATCATCGTTGCCACCTCCATCGGCTTTGGCATGATCCCCATCGCTGCACCGACTTTCTACGACCACTTCCCAAGCTGGTTCGCCACGATCTTCCACTCGGGCATCAGCTCGTCGGCGATCATGGCCATCGTGCTGAACCTGACCTTCAACCACCTCACTGCCGGTAACTCCGATCAGCAGTCGGTGTTCGCGGCCGGCACTGAGCGCGTCCTGCGATATCAGGATCTGGCAGCGTTGCGCGAAGGGGATTATTTCAGCGACGGCAAGCTGCGTGACTGCGACGGGAATGAGATTCCGGTGGTGGAGACGGACCATGAGCATGCAGAGCCGCGGGCGATGCATGCAAAAAGCAGTGAGCATGTCTGA
- the uvrB gene encoding excinuclease ABC subunit UvrB codes for MSEFQLVTRFEPAGDQPEAIRLMVEGIEAGLAHQTLLGVTGSGKTFSIANVIAQIQRPTLVLAPNKTLAAQLYGEFKAFFPNNAVEYFVSYYDYYQPEAYVPSSDTFIEKDASINDHIEQMRLSATKALLERKDAIIVTTVSCIYGLGSPETYLKMVLHVDRGDKLDQRALLRRLADLQYTRNDMEFARATFRVRGDVIDIHPAESDFEAIRIELFDDEVESLSAFDPLTGEVIRKLPRFTFYPKSHYVTPRETLLDAVEGIKVELQERLEYLRSNNKLVEAQRLEQRTRFDLEMILELGYCNGIENYSRYLSGRESGQAPPTLFDYLPADALLVIDESHVSVPQVGAMYKGDRSRKETLVEYGFRLPSALDNRPMRFDEFESISPQTIFVSATPGNYEAEHAGRVVEQLVRPTGLVDPQIEIRPALTQVDDLLSEIGKRVALEERVLVTTLTKRMSEDLTDYLADHGVRVRYLHSDIDTVERVEIIRDLRLGTFDVLVGINLLREGLDMPEVSLVAILDADKEGFLRSERSLIQTIGRAARNLNGRAILYADRITGSMERAIGETERRRDKQIAFNLANGITPKGVFKDVADIMEGATVPGSRSKKRKGMAKAAEESAKYEAELRSPGEVAKRIKALEEKMYALARDLEFEAAAQMRDEIGKLRERLITV; via the coding sequence ATGTCTGAATTCCAGCTAGTCACCCGTTTCGAGCCCGCCGGCGATCAGCCGGAAGCCATCCGCCTGATGGTCGAGGGCATCGAAGCCGGGCTGGCGCACCAGACGTTGCTCGGTGTGACCGGCTCGGGCAAGACCTTCAGCATCGCCAATGTGATCGCCCAGATTCAGCGTCCGACCCTGGTCCTGGCGCCGAACAAGACCCTGGCCGCGCAGTTGTACGGTGAGTTCAAGGCATTCTTCCCGAACAATGCCGTCGAATACTTCGTTTCGTACTACGACTACTACCAGCCCGAAGCCTACGTGCCGTCATCGGATACGTTCATCGAGAAAGACGCCTCGATCAACGATCACATCGAACAGATGCGATTGTCCGCGACCAAGGCGTTGCTGGAGCGCAAAGACGCGATCATCGTCACCACGGTGTCGTGCATCTACGGTCTGGGCAGTCCGGAAACCTATCTGAAGATGGTGCTGCACGTGGATCGCGGCGACAAACTCGATCAGCGTGCGTTGCTGCGTCGCCTGGCAGACCTGCAATACACCCGCAACGACATGGAGTTTGCCCGTGCGACCTTCCGGGTCCGCGGCGATGTGATCGATATCCACCCGGCGGAATCCGATTTCGAAGCGATCCGCATCGAGCTGTTCGATGACGAAGTCGAGAGCCTGTCCGCCTTCGATCCGCTGACCGGTGAAGTGATCCGCAAGCTGCCGCGGTTCACGTTCTATCCGAAAAGCCACTACGTCACCCCGCGAGAAACCCTGCTGGATGCCGTCGAAGGGATCAAGGTCGAGTTGCAGGAACGCCTGGAATACTTGCGCTCCAACAATAAACTCGTTGAGGCCCAGCGCCTCGAGCAGCGCACCCGTTTCGACCTGGAGATGATCCTCGAGCTGGGTTACTGCAACGGCATCGAAAACTACTCGCGCTACCTGTCCGGTCGCGAATCCGGCCAAGCGCCGCCCACCTTGTTTGATTACCTGCCGGCCGATGCCCTGCTGGTGATCGACGAATCCCATGTCAGCGTGCCGCAGGTTGGCGCCATGTATAAGGGCGACCGTTCGCGTAAAGAGACGCTGGTGGAATACGGTTTCCGCCTGCCGTCCGCGCTGGATAACCGGCCGATGCGCTTCGATGAGTTCGAAAGCATCAGCCCGCAGACGATCTTTGTTTCGGCCACGCCGGGCAATTACGAGGCGGAGCACGCCGGTCGCGTGGTCGAGCAACTGGTCCGCCCGACTGGCCTGGTGGACCCGCAAATCGAAATCCGTCCGGCGTTGACCCAGGTCGACGATTTGCTTTCGGAAATCGGCAAGCGCGTGGCGCTGGAAGAGCGGGTGCTGGTCACCACGTTGACCAAGCGCATGTCTGAAGATTTGACCGATTACCTGGCCGACCACGGCGTGCGGGTGCGTTATCTGCATTCGGACATCGACACCGTGGAACGGGTCGAAATCATCCGCGACTTGCGTCTGGGCACCTTCGATGTGCTGGTGGGGATCAACCTGCTGCGTGAAGGCCTGGACATGCCGGAAGTCTCGCTGGTGGCGATCCTCGATGCGGACAAGGAAGGCTTCCTGCGTTCCGAGCGCTCGCTGATCCAGACCATTGGCCGGGCGGCGCGCAACCTCAATGGTCGGGCGATTCTTTATGCGGATCGCATCACCGGTTCCATGGAGCGGGCGATCGGCGAGACCGAGCGTCGTCGCGACAAGCAGATTGCCTTCAACCTGGCCAATGGCATCACGCCTAAGGGCGTGTTCAAGGACGTTGCCGACATCATGGAAGGCGCCACCGTGCCGGGTTCGCGCAGCAAAAAACGCAAAGGCATGGCCAAGGCCGCCGAGGAAAGCGCCAAGTACGAAGCGGAATTGCGTTCGCCGGGGGAAGTCGCCAAGCGCATTAAAGCCTTGGAAGAGAAGATGTACGCGTTGGCGCGGGATCTTGAATTCGAAGCGGCGGCGCAGATGCGCGATGAAATTGGCAAGTTGCGTGAGCGGTTGATCACCGTCTGA